The following are encoded in a window of Saccharothrix longispora genomic DNA:
- a CDS encoding ROK family transcriptional regulator, with the protein MSRPPVPRPQPASQHTVRRHNSALVLDAIADAPGSSRAAVAARTGLTKATVSSLVDRMIGADLVAEGGAQTRSGPGRRGTALHLSPTGPHGLGVEIGVDYLATCLVDLTGRVRARWLRRSDNRDSSPARVLAKVASAVRTAAREDVPIGGVGVAVPGLVEVAGGTLRVAPNLGWREVDVRGELTRRVSLDVPVLVGNEANLAALAELWHGDASDDFVHISGEIGIGAGIVVGGRLFEGVSGFGGELGHLSVDPRGPECGCGSRGCLERLAGQDPIVRAAGVPGVEELLAALAAGDKAATAAVRTAAKWLGVALAGTVNLLDLPTVVLGGTYARLEPWLRGPLRAELDRRVVSAEWSPVRVVASSLGAEAAVRGAAGSAVRAILADPDPYVTAALA; encoded by the coding sequence GTGTCCAGACCGCCAGTGCCCCGACCGCAGCCGGCGAGCCAGCACACCGTGCGCCGGCACAACTCCGCCCTGGTGCTCGACGCCATCGCGGACGCGCCCGGTTCGTCCCGCGCCGCCGTCGCCGCGCGCACCGGCCTGACCAAGGCCACCGTGTCCAGCCTGGTCGACCGGATGATCGGCGCCGACCTCGTGGCCGAGGGCGGCGCGCAGACCCGGTCCGGCCCCGGCCGGCGCGGCACCGCCCTGCACCTGTCCCCCACCGGCCCGCACGGCCTGGGCGTCGAGATCGGCGTGGACTACCTCGCCACCTGCCTGGTCGACCTCACCGGCCGGGTGCGCGCCCGCTGGCTGCGGCGCAGCGACAACCGCGACTCCTCCCCCGCCCGGGTGCTGGCCAAGGTCGCCTCGGCGGTGCGCACGGCGGCCCGGGAGGACGTGCCGATCGGCGGCGTCGGGGTCGCCGTGCCCGGCCTGGTCGAGGTCGCGGGCGGCACGCTGCGGGTCGCGCCCAACCTGGGGTGGCGCGAGGTGGACGTGCGCGGCGAGCTGACCAGGCGGGTCTCCCTGGACGTGCCGGTGCTCGTGGGCAACGAGGCGAACCTGGCGGCGCTCGCCGAGCTGTGGCACGGCGACGCGTCCGACGACTTCGTGCACATCTCCGGCGAGATCGGCATCGGCGCGGGCATCGTGGTCGGCGGCCGGCTGTTCGAGGGCGTGTCCGGGTTCGGCGGCGAGCTGGGCCACCTGTCGGTCGACCCGCGCGGCCCCGAGTGCGGGTGCGGCTCGCGCGGCTGCCTGGAACGCCTGGCCGGGCAGGACCCGATCGTGCGGGCGGCGGGCGTGCCGGGCGTCGAGGAGCTGCTGGCGGCGCTCGCCGCAGGCGACAAGGCGGCGACCGCGGCCGTGCGGACCGCCGCGAAGTGGCTCGGCGTGGCGCTCGCGGGCACCGTGAACCTGCTCGACCTGCCGACCGTGGTGCTCGGCGGCACCTACGCGCGGCTGGAGCCGTGGCTGCGCGGACCGCTGCGCGCCGAGCTGGACCGGCGGGTGGTCAGCGCCGAGTGGTCCCCGGTGCGGGTGGTCGCCTCGTCGCTGGGCGCGGAGGCGGCGGTGCGGGGCGCGGCGGGCAGCGCGGTGCGGGCGATCCTCGCCGACCCGGACCCCTACGTCACGGCCGCGCTGGCGTGA
- the xylA gene encoding xylose isomerase has translation MSDKFSFGLWTVGWQGRDPFGLASRPVLDAPVAVRKLAELGAWGITFHDNDLVPFGADAAERDKRVSAFRAALDETGLVVPMVTTDLFTHPVFKDGGFTSNDRGVRRFALRKVLRNLELAHELGAETIVLWGGREGSEVDAGKDVRAALDRYREALDTIAAYSEEQGYGLKFALEPKPNEPRGDILLPTIGHAIAFINELDHHELFGVNPEVGHEQMAGLNFVHGIAQALWQGKLFHIDLNGQKGPRYDQDFVFGHGDLLSAFFLVDLLENGGYEGPRHFDYKPLRTEDLDGVWDSAAANMRTYKILRERAAAFRADPEVQEALKYSGVYELAEPTLAEGESIADFIKADDIDPEAAAQRGFGFVKLSQLALEHLLGAR, from the coding sequence GTGTCGGACAAGTTCAGCTTCGGTCTGTGGACGGTCGGCTGGCAGGGGCGTGACCCCTTCGGCCTCGCGAGCCGCCCCGTGCTCGACGCCCCCGTGGCGGTGCGCAAGCTCGCCGAGCTCGGCGCGTGGGGCATCACGTTCCACGACAACGACCTGGTCCCGTTCGGCGCCGACGCGGCCGAGCGCGACAAGCGCGTCTCCGCGTTCCGGGCGGCCCTCGACGAGACCGGCCTGGTCGTCCCCATGGTGACCACCGACCTGTTCACCCACCCGGTGTTCAAGGACGGCGGCTTCACCAGCAACGACCGCGGCGTCCGCCGGTTCGCGCTGCGCAAGGTGCTGCGCAACCTGGAGCTCGCCCACGAACTGGGCGCCGAGACCATCGTGCTGTGGGGTGGCCGCGAGGGCTCCGAGGTCGACGCGGGCAAGGACGTGCGCGCCGCCCTCGACCGGTACCGCGAGGCGCTCGACACCATCGCCGCCTACTCCGAGGAGCAGGGCTACGGGCTCAAGTTCGCCCTGGAGCCCAAGCCCAACGAGCCGCGCGGCGACATCCTGCTGCCCACCATCGGCCACGCCATCGCGTTCATCAACGAGCTCGACCACCACGAGCTGTTCGGCGTGAACCCCGAGGTCGGCCACGAGCAGATGGCGGGCCTCAACTTCGTCCACGGCATCGCGCAGGCGCTGTGGCAGGGCAAGCTGTTCCACATCGACCTCAACGGCCAGAAGGGCCCCCGCTACGACCAGGACTTCGTCTTCGGCCACGGCGACCTGCTGTCCGCGTTCTTCCTGGTCGACCTGCTGGAGAACGGCGGCTACGAGGGCCCGCGGCACTTCGACTACAAGCCGCTGCGCACCGAGGACCTCGACGGCGTGTGGGACTCCGCCGCCGCCAACATGCGCACCTACAAGATCCTGCGCGAGCGGGCGGCGGCGTTCCGCGCCGACCCCGAGGTGCAGGAGGCGCTGAAGTACAGCGGCGTCTACGAGCTGGCCGAGCCGACCCTGGCCGAGGGCGAGTCGATCGCCGACTTCATCAAGGCCGACGACATCGACCCGGAGGCCGCCGCCCAGCGCGGGTTCGGCTTCGTCAAGCTCAGCCAGCTGGCGCTCGAACACCTGCTGGGCGCGCGCTGA
- the xylB gene encoding xylulokinase, whose translation MALVAGVDSSTQSCKVVVRDADTGALVREGRAAHPAGTEVHPHAWWDALQAAIADAGGLDDVEAVSVAAQQHGMVVLDEAGEVVRPALLWNDTRSAGAAVDLTAELGGPAAWAEAVGSVPVASLTVTKLRWLATNEPEAAARVAAVCLPHDWLTWKLSGQTSLDAITTDRSDASGTGYWSPSTEDYRPDLLELALGRVVALPRVLGPAELTAGRFGAGAGDNAGAALGVQARPGDVVVSIGTSGTAFARSSRPIADGTGTVNGFADAEGGHLPLVCTLNASRVLDATARVLGVGLDELSALALGAPAGADGLAFIPYLEGERTPNKPDSTGALHGLRLDTMTPAHLARAAVEGLVCSLADAVDALVALGTPVERVLLIGGGARSAAVRQVAAAVFGCPVVVPSPSEYVADGAARQAAWAASGLAEAPLWSDLASTTVEAEPTPWVRERYASARDLTVDR comes from the coding sequence ATGGCGCTCGTCGCGGGCGTCGACTCGTCCACCCAGTCGTGCAAGGTGGTGGTGCGGGACGCCGACACCGGCGCCCTCGTGCGCGAGGGGCGTGCGGCGCACCCGGCGGGCACCGAAGTGCACCCGCACGCGTGGTGGGACGCGCTCCAGGCGGCCATCGCGGACGCGGGCGGGCTCGACGACGTCGAGGCGGTGTCGGTCGCCGCGCAGCAGCACGGCATGGTGGTGCTCGACGAGGCCGGCGAGGTCGTCCGCCCGGCGCTGCTGTGGAACGACACCCGGTCGGCGGGCGCGGCGGTCGACCTGACCGCCGAGCTGGGCGGGCCGGCGGCGTGGGCGGAGGCGGTCGGCAGCGTGCCGGTGGCCTCGCTCACCGTCACCAAGCTGCGCTGGCTGGCGACGAACGAGCCGGAGGCGGCCGCCCGCGTGGCGGCCGTCTGCCTGCCGCACGACTGGCTCACCTGGAAGCTGTCCGGGCAGACGTCCCTCGACGCCATCACCACGGACCGCAGCGACGCCAGCGGAACCGGCTACTGGTCACCATCCACAGAGGACTACCGGCCGGACCTGCTGGAGCTCGCGCTCGGCCGGGTCGTCGCGCTGCCGCGCGTCCTGGGCCCCGCCGAGCTGACCGCCGGTCGGTTCGGCGCGGGCGCGGGCGACAACGCGGGGGCGGCCCTGGGCGTGCAGGCGCGACCCGGCGACGTGGTCGTGTCCATCGGCACGTCCGGCACCGCGTTCGCGCGGTCGTCGCGGCCGATCGCCGACGGCACCGGCACCGTCAACGGGTTCGCCGACGCCGAGGGCGGCCACCTGCCGCTGGTGTGCACGCTCAACGCCTCGCGGGTGCTCGACGCGACGGCCCGCGTGCTCGGGGTGGGCCTGGACGAGCTGTCCGCGCTCGCCCTGGGCGCGCCGGCCGGCGCGGACGGCCTGGCGTTCATCCCCTACCTGGAGGGGGAGCGGACGCCGAACAAGCCGGACTCGACCGGCGCGCTGCACGGCCTGCGGCTCGACACCATGACCCCGGCCCACCTGGCCAGGGCCGCGGTCGAGGGCCTCGTGTGCAGCCTGGCCGACGCCGTCGACGCCCTCGTGGCGCTGGGCACCCCCGTCGAACGGGTGCTGCTCATCGGCGGCGGTGCCCGGTCCGCCGCCGTGCGGCAGGTGGCGGCGGCCGTGTTCGGGTGCCCGGTCGTCGTGCCGTCGCCCAGCGAGTACGTCGCCGACGGCGCCGCCCGCCAGGCGGCGTGGGCGGCGAGCGGCCTCGCCGAGGCCCCGCTGTGGTCGGACCTCGCGTCCACCACCGTGGAGGCCGAGCCGACGCCGTGGGTGCGCGAGCGCTACGCGTCCGCGCGCGACCTCACCGTCGACCGCTGA
- a CDS encoding ZIP family metal transporter yields the protein MGGEYPRGPGATRGGAVLEAAGWGLLAGSALLVGALVGYLVRVPRGVVAAVMGFGSGVLMSAVAFELVGEAHELGGLLPTAVGSALGALVYTGANVLLARRGARHRKRSGGQQPSESEQAGSGTAIAVGALLDGIPESVVIGTSLLAGGGVSAVTVAAVFISNVPEGLSSAAGMRRAGRSRRYVFGLWTGIALVSGLASMLGYGLLAGVSPVWLAGITAFAGGAILSMVADTMIPEAFDDAHLLVGLVTVAGFLTAFALSHA from the coding sequence ATGGGCGGCGAGTACCCGCGCGGGCCGGGTGCGACACGGGGAGGCGCGGTGTTGGAGGCGGCGGGGTGGGGGCTGCTGGCCGGGTCGGCGCTGCTGGTGGGCGCGCTCGTCGGGTACCTGGTGCGGGTGCCGCGGGGCGTGGTGGCGGCGGTGATGGGGTTCGGCAGCGGCGTGCTGATGTCGGCGGTGGCGTTCGAGCTGGTGGGCGAGGCGCACGAGCTGGGCGGCCTGCTGCCGACGGCGGTGGGGTCCGCGCTGGGCGCGCTGGTCTACACCGGGGCGAACGTGCTGCTGGCCAGGCGCGGTGCGCGGCACCGCAAGCGGTCGGGTGGTCAGCAGCCGTCGGAGTCGGAGCAGGCCGGGTCTGGCACGGCCATCGCGGTGGGCGCGCTGCTCGACGGCATCCCGGAGTCGGTGGTGATCGGGACGAGCCTGCTGGCGGGCGGCGGGGTGAGCGCGGTGACCGTGGCCGCGGTGTTCATCTCGAACGTGCCGGAGGGCCTGTCGTCGGCCGCGGGCATGCGCCGGGCGGGCCGTTCGCGCCGCTACGTCTTCGGCTTGTGGACGGGGATCGCCCTGGTCAGCGGCCTGGCGTCGATGCTGGGGTACGGCCTGCTGGCGGGGGTGTCGCCGGTGTGGTTGGCGGGGATCACCGCGTTCGCCGGCGGCGCGATCCTGTCGATGGTGGCGGACACGATGATCCCGGAGGCGTTCGACGACGCGCACCTGCTCGTGGGCCTGGTGACCGTGGCGGGCTTCCTGACCGCGTTCGCCCTGTCCCACGCGTGA
- a CDS encoding NAD-dependent epimerase/dehydratase family protein translates to MRIVVTGATGNLGTALLRRLAGETDVSVHGVSRRPPRDEDAYRGVEWTPLDLSRDGAEEPLTEVLRGADAVVHLAWRIQPSHDERALYKANVAGSDRVFTAAVAAGVPHLVHMSSVGAYSPAAKDHTVDESWPTDGVSTSYYSRQKAAVEHILDQVERDHPTLTVTRVRPGLVLQPQAAAEIKRYFLGPLVPNALFRLRTPVLPLPRSMVLQFAHADDVADAVARVVAGRHGGAFNIVSDPVVTPEVLAGVLGARHVPIPPTALRTAAKITWHLRLQPTSHGWVDLALTVPLLDATRAREVLGWTPAHDARDALRQLLTGLAHEQGLPASPPLHP, encoded by the coding sequence ATGAGGATCGTCGTGACCGGCGCCACCGGCAATCTGGGCACCGCCCTGCTCCGCAGGCTCGCGGGCGAAACGGACGTCTCCGTGCACGGCGTCTCGCGCCGGCCACCCCGTGACGAGGACGCCTACCGCGGCGTCGAGTGGACACCGCTCGACCTGAGCCGCGACGGCGCCGAGGAGCCGCTGACCGAGGTGCTGCGCGGAGCGGACGCCGTCGTGCACCTGGCGTGGCGCATCCAGCCGAGCCACGACGAGCGCGCCCTCTACAAGGCGAACGTGGCCGGCAGCGACCGCGTGTTCACCGCCGCCGTGGCCGCGGGCGTGCCGCACCTGGTGCACATGTCGTCGGTCGGGGCCTACTCGCCGGCCGCCAAGGACCACACCGTGGACGAGAGCTGGCCGACCGACGGCGTGTCGACGTCCTACTACAGCCGCCAGAAGGCCGCCGTCGAGCACATCCTCGACCAGGTCGAGCGCGACCACCCGACGCTCACCGTCACCCGCGTCCGCCCCGGCCTGGTGCTCCAGCCGCAGGCCGCCGCCGAGATCAAGCGCTACTTCCTCGGCCCGCTCGTACCGAACGCGCTGTTCCGGCTGAGGACGCCCGTCCTGCCGCTGCCGCGCTCGATGGTCCTCCAGTTCGCGCACGCCGACGACGTGGCCGACGCCGTGGCCAGGGTCGTGGCGGGCCGCCACGGCGGCGCGTTCAACATCGTCTCCGACCCGGTCGTGACGCCGGAGGTGCTGGCCGGCGTCCTCGGCGCGCGGCACGTGCCGATCCCGCCGACCGCCCTGCGCACCGCCGCCAAGATCACCTGGCACCTCCGCCTCCAGCCCACCTCCCACGGCTGGGTCGACCTGGCGCTCACCGTCCCCCTGCTGGACGCCACCCGCGCCCGCGAAGTCCTCGGCTGGACCCCGGCCCACGACGCCCGCGACGCCCTGCGCCAACTCCTGACCGGCCTGGCCCACGAACAAGGCCTACCGGCCAGCCCCCCTCTCCACCCCTGA
- a CDS encoding DUF6480 family protein, whose protein sequence is MTGTPPDPDTSRTPGGAPPPHPEPERTPGLEPGGGVPPGETPPDAGQTSGLSHPQPMPSRRGPVITLVLVSILTVLVLAFIVAEIMGWSKTF, encoded by the coding sequence ATGACTGGCACACCGCCCGATCCCGACACCTCCCGCACGCCGGGCGGCGCACCGCCGCCGCACCCCGAGCCGGAGCGCACCCCCGGCCTGGAGCCCGGTGGCGGGGTGCCGCCCGGCGAGACGCCGCCCGACGCCGGTCAGACGTCCGGCCTGTCGCACCCCCAGCCGATGCCGTCGCGTCGCGGGCCGGTCATCACCCTGGTCCTGGTCTCGATCCTGACCGTCCTGGTGCTGGCCTTCATCGTCGCCGAGATCATGGGCTGGTCGAAAACCTTCTGA
- a CDS encoding nucleotidyltransferase — MSGVQDELLRTLTKVAKALRAKGIPFALAGGCAVYARGGPATEHDVDILVREEDAQPAVSALVAEGMRAATPPEDWLLKVYDGDSLVDLLFRPNEIPVTDETLSRAEELAVGSVSLPVMPATEVMISKLLVLDGHRCDFSELLPFARALREQIDWEKVREATKHSPYAEAFLVLVERLDLLHTTTLTGSTR, encoded by the coding sequence ATGAGCGGTGTCCAAGACGAGTTGCTGCGGACGTTGACCAAGGTGGCCAAGGCCCTGCGCGCGAAGGGCATCCCGTTCGCCCTGGCGGGCGGGTGCGCCGTGTACGCGAGGGGAGGCCCCGCGACCGAGCACGACGTGGACATCCTGGTGCGCGAGGAAGACGCCCAACCCGCGGTGAGCGCGCTCGTGGCGGAGGGCATGAGGGCCGCCACGCCGCCCGAGGACTGGTTGCTCAAGGTGTACGACGGTGACTCGTTGGTGGACCTCCTGTTCCGCCCGAACGAGATCCCGGTGACCGACGAGACGCTGTCCCGCGCCGAGGAGCTGGCAGTCGGTTCCGTGTCGCTGCCGGTGATGCCCGCGACCGAGGTGATGATCAGCAAGCTGCTCGTGCTCGACGGGCACCGGTGCGACTTCAGCGAGCTGCTGCCGTTCGCCCGCGCCCTGCGCGAGCAGATCGACTGGGAGAAGGTCAGGGAGGCGACGAAGCACTCGCCGTACGCCGAGGCGTTCCTGGTGCTCGTCGAACGCCTCGACCTCCTGCACACGACGACGTTGACCGGGAGCACGCGATGA
- a CDS encoding BON domain-containing protein, which yields MTAEPEQYLSARLRRALAEDPRTTEQGVRVTVRGDHVMLSGTVASADRREALEAVIHDVAPELTVFDDVKVVSVDAPAGREELR from the coding sequence ATGACCGCAGAGCCCGAGCAGTACCTGTCGGCCCGGCTGCGCCGCGCGCTGGCGGAGGACCCGCGCACGACGGAACAGGGTGTGCGGGTGACCGTGCGAGGTGACCACGTGATGCTGTCCGGGACCGTGGCGAGCGCCGACCGGCGCGAGGCCCTGGAGGCGGTGATCCACGACGTGGCGCCCGAGTTGACCGTGTTCGACGACGTGAAGGTGGTGTCGGTCGACGCGCCGGCCGGCCGGGAGGAGCTGCGATGA
- a CDS encoding metallophosphoesterase family protein has translation MIRIAAVGDVHLGEDARGRMRPALEQLGECADVLLLAGDLTRHGTVEEARVVADEFTGLPVPVVAVLGNHDHHDDKPAEVTQVLRDAGLHVLEGETATFRVDGHSLGVAGVKGFGGGFAGKCGSAFGEPEMKAFINHTTGIADSLRTALDSLDTDVKVALTHYAPVPDTLRGEPPEIYPFLGSYLLGEAIDATGTTLAVHGHAHFGTEHGMTPGGVRVRNVAQPILRQAYTVYCVEPAVVEV, from the coding sequence ATGATCCGCATCGCCGCGGTGGGGGACGTGCACCTGGGCGAGGACGCGCGCGGCCGCATGAGGCCCGCGCTGGAGCAGTTGGGCGAGTGCGCCGACGTGCTGCTGCTGGCGGGTGACCTGACCCGGCACGGCACCGTCGAGGAGGCGCGGGTGGTGGCCGACGAGTTCACCGGCCTGCCCGTGCCCGTGGTGGCCGTGCTGGGCAACCACGACCACCACGACGACAAGCCCGCCGAGGTGACGCAGGTCCTGCGCGACGCGGGCCTGCACGTGCTGGAGGGCGAGACGGCGACGTTCCGCGTGGACGGCCACTCGCTCGGCGTCGCCGGCGTGAAGGGCTTCGGCGGCGGGTTCGCCGGCAAGTGCGGCAGCGCGTTCGGCGAACCCGAGATGAAGGCGTTCATCAACCACACGACCGGCATCGCCGACTCGCTGCGGACGGCGCTGGACAGCCTCGACACCGACGTGAAGGTCGCGCTGACGCACTACGCCCCCGTGCCCGACACGCTGCGCGGCGAGCCGCCGGAGATCTACCCGTTCCTCGGCTCCTACCTGCTGGGCGAGGCGATCGACGCCACCGGCACGACCCTCGCCGTCCACGGCCACGCCCACTTCGGCACCGAGCACGGCATGACCCCGGGCGGCGTGCGGGTGCGGAACGTGGCCCAACCCATCCTGCGGCAGGCGTACACCGTCTACTGCGTGGAACCCGCCGTGGTGGAGGTGTAG
- a CDS encoding SRPBCC family protein, whose protein sequence is MTTIEKSVDVEVPVTTAYNQWTQFESFPRFMEGVESITQVTPTRTHWVTKIGGVTREFDAEITEQHPDERVAWHTVDGPPQGGVVTFHRIDDRHTRVHVQMEYDPQTLIEKAGSALGVVEHRVSGDLGRFKEFIEGRGAETGAWRGDVARPPQAGETRHDLPDGGRPGDPLR, encoded by the coding sequence GTGACGACGATCGAGAAGTCCGTGGACGTCGAGGTCCCGGTCACGACCGCGTACAACCAGTGGACGCAGTTCGAGTCGTTCCCGCGGTTCATGGAGGGTGTGGAGAGCATCACCCAGGTGACCCCCACCCGCACCCACTGGGTGACCAAGATCGGTGGCGTTACCCGCGAGTTCGACGCGGAGATCACCGAGCAGCACCCGGACGAGCGGGTCGCGTGGCACACCGTGGACGGCCCGCCGCAGGGCGGCGTGGTGACGTTCCACCGCATCGACGACCGGCACACCCGGGTCCACGTGCAGATGGAGTACGACCCCCAGACGCTGATCGAGAAGGCCGGCTCGGCGCTGGGCGTGGTGGAGCACCGCGTGTCCGGCGACCTGGGCCGCTTCAAGGAGTTCATCGAGGGCCGCGGTGCCGAGACCGGTGCCTGGCGAGGTGACGTCGCACGCCCCCCGCAGGCCGGGGAGACGCGCCACGACCTGCCCGACGGCGGCCGTCCGGGCGACCCGCTGCGATGA
- a CDS encoding D-glycero-alpha-D-manno-heptose-1,7-bisphosphate 7-phosphatase, producing MDQYPDAVLFDRDGTLIEDVPYNGDPAKVEPMPGAREVLCLLRAHGVRTGVVSNQSGVGRGLITDGQVAAVNARVEVLLGRFGTWQVCPHAPDDRCSCRKPLPGMVTRACEVLGARPERTYFIGDIEADVKAGLAAGVTPIMVPTPVTLADEVDRAPHTARDLRGALAMIL from the coding sequence GTGGACCAGTACCCCGACGCGGTTCTGTTCGATCGTGACGGCACGCTCATCGAGGACGTGCCCTACAACGGCGACCCGGCGAAGGTCGAGCCGATGCCCGGCGCGCGCGAAGTCCTGTGCCTGCTGCGGGCGCACGGCGTGCGCACGGGCGTGGTGAGCAACCAGTCCGGTGTCGGACGGGGCCTCATCACCGACGGGCAGGTCGCCGCCGTCAACGCGCGCGTCGAGGTGCTGCTGGGCCGGTTCGGGACGTGGCAGGTCTGCCCGCACGCACCGGACGACAGGTGCTCGTGCCGCAAACCCTTGCCGGGCATGGTGACCCGGGCGTGCGAAGTGCTGGGCGCCCGCCCGGAGCGCACCTACTTCATCGGCGACATCGAGGCGGACGTGAAGGCGGGCCTGGCGGCCGGCGTCACGCCGATCATGGTGCCCACCCCCGTGACGTTGGCCGACGAGGTCGACCGCGCGCCGCACACCGCCCGGGACCTGCGCGGCGCGCTGGCGATGATCCTATGA
- a CDS encoding glycosyltransferase family 9 protein translates to MRTIVARLDSDGDVLLAGPAVRAAAHAGEVVLLCGHAGAQAAELLPGVDRVVRWDCPWITAPAPEVRAPDVEGVVALLKGIRADVALILTSFHQSPLPLALLLRLAGVPRIVARSTDYPGSLLDVRLRDDPDLPEAERALEVARAAGFELPPGDDGRLAVKTPPESTEVGPYVVLHPGASVPARAWSPDRCAQAVAALTAAGHRVLVTGGPGETELTRHVAGEHGVDLGGRTTFAELAGLLAGADAVVVGNTGPAHLAAAVGTPVVSLFSPVVPAARWAPHGPHVLLGDQHAPCRGSRARECPVAGHPCLDRVTPDRVVAAVTDLVGVRT, encoded by the coding sequence ATGAGGACGATCGTGGCCCGGCTCGACAGCGACGGCGACGTGCTGCTCGCGGGGCCGGCGGTCCGGGCCGCCGCGCACGCGGGCGAGGTCGTGCTGCTGTGCGGGCACGCGGGCGCGCAGGCCGCCGAGCTGCTGCCGGGCGTCGACCGGGTCGTGCGCTGGGACTGCCCGTGGATCACCGCCCCCGCGCCCGAGGTGCGCGCACCGGACGTCGAGGGCGTCGTGGCCCTGCTCAAGGGGATCCGGGCCGACGTGGCGCTGATCCTGACCTCGTTCCACCAGAGCCCGCTGCCGCTCGCGCTGCTCCTCAGGCTCGCCGGCGTGCCGAGGATCGTCGCCCGCTCGACCGACTACCCCGGTTCCCTGCTGGACGTCCGGCTGCGCGACGACCCGGACCTCCCCGAAGCCGAACGCGCGCTGGAGGTCGCCCGCGCCGCCGGGTTCGAGCTGCCGCCCGGCGACGACGGCCGGCTCGCCGTGAAGACCCCACCGGAGAGCACCGAGGTCGGCCCGTACGTGGTGCTGCACCCCGGCGCGTCCGTGCCCGCCCGCGCCTGGTCGCCCGACCGGTGCGCCCAGGCGGTCGCCGCCCTCACCGCCGCCGGGCACCGGGTCCTGGTCACCGGCGGCCCCGGCGAGACCGAGCTGACCAGGCACGTCGCCGGCGAGCACGGCGTCGACCTGGGCGGGCGCACGACGTTCGCCGAACTCGCCGGGCTGCTGGCCGGCGCCGACGCCGTCGTGGTCGGCAACACCGGTCCCGCGCACCTGGCCGCCGCCGTCGGCACGCCGGTGGTGTCGCTGTTCTCGCCGGTCGTGCCCGCCGCGCGCTGGGCGCCGCACGGCCCGCACGTCCTGCTGGGCGACCAGCACGCCCCGTGCCGGGGCTCACGCGCTCGCGAGTGCCCGGTCGCCGGGCACCCGTGCCTGGACAGGGTGACGCCCGACCGGGTCGTCGCCGCCGTTACCGACCTGGTGGGGGTGCGGACGTGA
- a CDS encoding glycosyltransferase, with translation MKILLWHVHGSWTNAFVRGGHEYLIAAPPKGIGLAGRDWPAAREVDVAGAEADVAVIQRPEEIGWVPSGIPVVYLEHNTPKHPNQVHPLKDWPGTIVQVTHFNDLMWDCGDTRTAVIEHGVVDPGHRYTGDLARAAVVVNEPVRRGRVVGTDLLPRFAEVAPLDVYGMGTEELGDMGRGDHDLDSLHRELARRRAYVHPVRWTSLGLSLIEAMHLGMPVVALACTEVVRAVPPDAGVVSTDVDELVRGLRELVADPALAVQRGKQAREFALAHYGLDAFLRAWDRLLTGVSG, from the coding sequence GTGAAGATCCTGCTGTGGCACGTGCACGGGTCCTGGACGAACGCGTTCGTCCGGGGCGGCCACGAGTACCTGATAGCCGCCCCGCCCAAGGGCATCGGACTCGCCGGCCGCGACTGGCCCGCCGCGCGCGAGGTCGACGTCGCGGGCGCGGAGGCCGACGTCGCCGTGATCCAGCGGCCCGAGGAGATCGGCTGGGTGCCGAGCGGCATCCCGGTCGTCTACCTGGAGCACAACACGCCGAAGCACCCCAACCAGGTGCACCCGCTGAAGGACTGGCCGGGCACGATCGTGCAGGTCACGCACTTCAACGACCTCATGTGGGACTGCGGCGACACGCGCACCGCGGTGATCGAGCACGGCGTCGTCGACCCCGGCCACCGCTACACCGGGGACCTGGCCCGCGCGGCCGTCGTGGTCAACGAGCCGGTGCGCCGCGGGCGCGTGGTGGGCACCGACCTGCTGCCGCGGTTCGCCGAGGTCGCGCCGCTGGACGTGTACGGCATGGGCACGGAGGAGCTCGGCGACATGGGCCGCGGCGACCACGACCTCGACTCGCTGCACCGGGAGCTGGCCCGGCGGCGCGCCTACGTGCACCCCGTGCGGTGGACCTCGCTCGGCCTGTCGCTGATCGAGGCCATGCACCTGGGGATGCCGGTGGTGGCGCTGGCCTGCACGGAGGTGGTGCGGGCCGTGCCGCCGGACGCGGGCGTGGTGTCCACGGACGTGGACGAGCTCGTGCGCGGCCTGCGGGAGCTGGTCGCGGACCCCGCGCTGGCCGTGCAGCGGGGCAAGCAGGCCAGGGAGTTCGCCCTGGCCCACTACGGGCTCGACGCGTTCCTGCGGGCCTGGGACCGGTTGTTGACAGGAGTGAGCGGATGA